One window of ANME-2 cluster archaeon genomic DNA carries:
- the thiC gene encoding phosphomethylpyrimidine synthase ThiC, producing the protein MHDTLIEQARKGNTTPEISNAAQKEGIKPARLTTLVSQGKIVIPKNILHEHVRAVAVGECVSTKVNANIGTSRAHTDVDEEMQKARTAVKYGVDAVMDLSTGDDIDEVRRRLIKEIDVPIGTVPVYQAASNCTSVPDMTTDDMFNAIRRHVEDGVDFITVHAGVTLNALDQLRSHGRILDIVSRGGSFLASWMLHNDRENPYYAEFDYLLDIVKEYDVTLSLGDGMRPGCIADASDGAMFQEVITLGELVRRSRAAGVQSMVEGPGHVPLDEIISGVRSIKHICDGAPLYLLGPLVTDIAPGYDHFTAAIGGAVAGMAGADFLCMTTPSEHLALPNAEDIREGAVVTRIAAHAIDLVKAGQRQRAREMDEKMANARHELDWGKQLNQAIDSERAISIHARCKDVETCSMCGELCSIKIMRDVLDKK; encoded by the coding sequence ATGCATGATACATTAATAGAACAGGCAAGGAAAGGGAATACAACTCCCGAAATAAGCAATGCCGCACAAAAAGAGGGGATCAAACCCGCCAGGCTTACCACCCTGGTGTCACAAGGCAAAATCGTTATCCCGAAAAACATATTGCATGAACACGTCCGGGCGGTGGCAGTGGGAGAATGTGTTTCTACAAAGGTGAATGCAAATATCGGCACATCCAGGGCGCATACTGATGTGGATGAAGAGATGCAAAAAGCCAGGACTGCAGTTAAGTACGGTGTCGATGCGGTTATGGACCTCTCAACAGGTGATGATATCGATGAGGTAAGGCGCAGGCTTATTAAGGAGATAGATGTGCCCATAGGTACAGTACCTGTATACCAGGCAGCCAGCAATTGCACATCAGTTCCTGATATGACCACTGACGACATGTTCAATGCCATCCGGCGGCACGTTGAGGATGGAGTGGACTTTATTACCGTCCATGCAGGAGTTACGCTCAATGCACTGGACCAGTTAAGATCGCACGGGAGGATACTTGATATTGTCAGCCGGGGTGGGTCGTTCCTGGCATCGTGGATGCTGCATAACGATCGTGAAAATCCCTATTATGCAGAGTTCGACTACCTGCTCGATATTGTAAAGGAATATGATGTCACCCTGAGCCTGGGCGATGGCATGAGGCCGGGATGTATAGCAGATGCTTCGGATGGTGCCATGTTCCAGGAGGTCATCACCCTGGGCGAACTTGTGAGAAGGTCAAGGGCTGCAGGAGTACAGAGCATGGTGGAAGGACCCGGGCACGTACCTTTGGATGAGATCATTTCGGGCGTAAGGTCGATCAAGCACATCTGCGATGGCGCACCGTTGTACCTGCTTGGACCGCTGGTCACCGACATTGCTCCGGGTTATGACCATTTTACGGCCGCCATAGGCGGTGCTGTGGCAGGAATGGCGGGAGCCGACTTCCTGTGTATGACCACACCCTCCGAGCACCTGGCACTGCCGAATGCGGAAGATATCAGGGAAGGTGCCGTAGTCACCAGGATCGCTGCCCATGCCATAGATCTGGTAAAAGCGGGACAGCGGCAGCGTGCAAGGGAAATGGATGAAAAAATGGCAAATGCCAGGCATGAACTGGACTGGGGGAAGCAGCTAAACCAGGCGATCGACTCTGAGCGGGCAATCAGTATACACGCACGGTGCAAGGACGTAGAAACCTGCAGTATGTGCGGCGAACTGTGCTCCATAAAGATCATGCGGGATGTGCTGGATAAAAAATGA
- a CDS encoding potassium transporter TrkA, producing MGIAVAKELDDQDISLIFIEKDASKAETLKEQGYDVEIGDISEFETIKALDMPSLEVAFILSSDGKANLKALAHIKKIKPDVYTVSRAIDQNNKDKLEAAGVDSAILPTRAAANVIAQSAKRAASLKKARELKRCIEKMDGKKLAIVMHNNPDPDAISGAMALSEIAKNVGVESEILYHGKIGHQENKAFVNLLDIDIERMEKYDLSKFSNIALFECAIPGMNNLVPPDTRINIVIDHHPFNISEVKADFIDIQPDLGASATIMAMYLKELQINFSSELATALLYGIRVDTHEFKKNATQSDLEAAAFLYPLVDHDILSQIETPSMSTETFDIMGYAIQNRQVVGSYLISNVGPIRDRDALPQAADYLLNLEGVTTTIIFGLTEESIHISGRSKDVRVNIGEIMREAFGEEHGGGHSTSAGAQIPLGVFSGTKDKQTLMKLAEEAIIKMLFDVMGMEEKEE from the coding sequence ATGGGTATTGCGGTAGCCAAAGAACTGGACGATCAAGATATAAGCCTGATATTTATTGAAAAAGATGCCAGTAAAGCCGAAACCCTGAAAGAACAGGGATATGATGTGGAAATAGGCGATATCAGTGAGTTCGAAACAATAAAAGCACTGGATATGCCCAGCCTTGAAGTAGCCTTTATTTTAAGTTCAGACGGCAAGGCAAACCTGAAAGCTCTTGCACATATCAAGAAAATCAAACCGGATGTATATACGGTTTCCAGGGCCATTGACCAGAATAACAAAGATAAACTTGAGGCAGCCGGTGTGGATTCGGCCATACTGCCTACACGTGCTGCTGCCAATGTTATAGCCCAGTCAGCAAAAAGAGCAGCCAGCCTGAAGAAAGCACGCGAACTCAAGAGATGTATTGAAAAAATGGATGGCAAGAAACTTGCCATTGTAATGCATAACAACCCTGACCCTGATGCTATATCAGGTGCCATGGCATTAAGTGAGATCGCCAAGAATGTAGGCGTTGAATCCGAGATACTCTATCACGGTAAAATCGGGCACCAGGAAAACAAAGCCTTTGTTAACCTCCTGGATATAGACATTGAGCGGATGGAAAAATACGACCTCTCAAAGTTCTCCAATATTGCCCTTTTTGAATGCGCCATACCAGGCATGAACAATCTGGTACCGCCCGATACCAGGATCAATATAGTGATCGACCATCATCCATTTAACATATCTGAAGTGAAGGCTGATTTCATTGATATCCAACCCGATTTAGGTGCCAGTGCAACCATAATGGCCATGTATTTGAAGGAACTTCAGATCAATTTCAGTAGTGAACTGGCAACAGCACTCCTTTATGGTATCAGGGTGGATACTCATGAATTCAAGAAAAATGCCACCCAATCTGATCTTGAAGCCGCTGCATTCCTGTACCCCCTTGTTGACCATGATATATTAAGCCAGATCGAGACCCCGTCAATGTCAACAGAAACCTTTGACATTATGGGCTATGCCATCCAGAACAGGCAGGTCGTTGGCAGTTACCTTATATCCAATGTGGGGCCGATCAGGGACCGGGATGCCCTGCCCCAGGCAGCAGATTACCTGCTGAACCTTGAAGGCGTTACCACAACAATTATTTTCGGACTTACTGAAGAATCCATCCACATCTCAGGAAGGAGTAAGGATGTCAGGGTCAATATAGGTGAGATCATGCGTGAAGCCTTTGGTGAAGAGCATGGAGGTGGACACTCTACGTCTGCAGGAGCACAGATACCTCTTGGTGTGTTCAGCGGTACAAAGGATAAACAAACCTTAATGAAACTGGCAGAAGAGGCAATTATCAAAATGCTGTTTGATGTTATGGGCATGGAAGAAAAGGAAGAATAA